In the genome of Canis lupus familiaris isolate Mischka breed German Shepherd chromosome 17, alternate assembly UU_Cfam_GSD_1.0, whole genome shotgun sequence, the window gtAGCCTCTTCCTCTCCACTAGACCATTTCTATGAACATTTAAACAAGCTCTAGACTCTCCAGTTATTAAATATACTTTCCAGGGACCTCTCACACTCTAGTTTTTGTCCATTCATGTCCCTTTTCTTGACAGCTAGATTCCTCCAAAGAGTTATCTAATACTTCTGTCACATGCAACTCACATACCCTCCATTtggctttccttttcatttatgttCATGGCAACCACTCTCATTAAGGTCATCAGAGACCTCTGTGTCCTAAATTCTATGGATATTCCTCAGCCTTCCTCTTGACCTTTCAGAAGCCTTCAACATACCCACCATACTGGATTTATTAGTTTTCAGTGGttattgtaacaaattaccacaaactggtaGCTTAAattaacataaatgtattttcttgcagtttttggaggccagaagtaaaaaatcaaggtgtcatcCAGACTACACTCCCTCTGGAGGCTTTAGGGGAGGGAAACTCTGTACTTTGCCTCTTCAGCTTCTGGTGGCTATAggcattccttgacttgtggTCAAATCATGCCGATCTCTACCTCATGGTTATAttgcctccttctcttctctgctttctcttataaggacatttgtCAATGATTTTAGGGCCTACtgggataatccaggatgatctgcTTATCTCAGTGTTCTTAATttagtcacatctgcaaagactttttttccaaGTAAGGTGCCCTCCAAGATTCTAGGGATTAGAATgtggacatatcttttggggggctACCATTCCACTCATTATATGGAGTTCTATCTTCCCTTGATTTCTGTGATGCCATACTCTTCTTCTGATTTCCTTCCTGACTCTATGGCTTCTTATCTCCCTCCTTTTCTGTATTCTTCTCCTCtacctgacttttaaaaatgttcacataCATCAGGTCTGGGTCTTGGATCCTCTTCTCATCTCACTTTGCCCTTTCTCTCTAGGGTAATATCTTATAGCCCCATGATTTCTATTACCATTTATATGAACAACTGCtccaaatttctttatttaaccAGACCTTTCCTAATCTTGATGTGCATGGATAACCTACTTGACATAGTCATTTGAGTGTTTCAAAGGCATTACAAATTTAATGTGTCTAAAATAGAACTCATCACCCCTTTTACCCCTCCTCATCACCACCCAAAAAAAGTTTGCCCTTCCCACAGGATTCCTTAGCTCAGTGAATAACATTACCATCCACCCAGTTGCTTGTACCAAAGTTATCCTTGATATTTCCCTCAGTCTATCTCCCCACGTCCATTAtcaaaaacaactgaaaatagtttcaaaatctGCCTACTCTCTTCTTACTGCATTACCTTAGTCTTAAGCAGCAACCATATTTTCATCTGGATTAGCGCATTAGCTGCCTTACTGGTCTCCCATTATCCACTCTCAGTCTCTCCAATCCATTTTCCATATGGCAACCTGAgtgatttcaaaatgtaaattgaaTCATATTACCCTTTTTGAAGGCTTTCATtgataacatttaaaatctttcctGTAGTCTCTAATGTCCTGCATGATCTAGCCCCATCTGTCTCTACAACTTCATCTCTCTTCCTTGCCATTCTCCTTTGACCTCCAACTGTATGCATCTCTACCTTCTGAAGTTTCTGAGAGTTCCTtcctgcatctgaatctttgcaCATGTGTTTTCCtcattgggaaggaagaaattttCCTTGGTCCAAGGTTTTTCTAGGTGGACTAAATTAAATtcacatgagacagattaacaggtgAAAACATATTTAGTTTCATATGTATGGGACTCCACACGGACATGAAATTCCAAGACAGTTGGGTGATTTGAAGCTTATAAGACATTCTGAGTTAAAGAGAGGGGTAGGAGTctaaggaaaggaaggggaagaagatcTTTAGCAGGATGGTGAGAGGAGATGTTTAGAAAACAAAGGTTGCCCTGTTAGGTAGGTAAATTTATTAGGTAAAGAGGAATCTTTGTTAGTAgatctcttcctggtacaggctCTTCTTGccaatgtaaatttaggcagttgagggggaggtaaagagcttttcctgaatctgctgggtttcAGCTGCTTTTATCTCAAAATAgtctttatgccaaagtggcTCATCTTGGGGTTCTTACACTTGGCCCATACACCCTCTTTTCCCTATTGCTAGATAACTTATATTCTTCAGGTATCAAAGAAAATATTGCTTTCTCAGGGAAACCTTTCCTAACCATCCCCCACTCTTTGACTTGATTAGGTCCCCTCCCACCCTGTTGTTTTCAGTAGTCCCTTTAACTTCCTTTTATAACACGGATCAGAAGTATTCTTAATTATTGTCTCCTGACAATGTAGATACCTCTAGGGCAAGGACTGTATACCCTGTCAAAGCACCAGTCGAGTACAGTGTCTAGAGTAAATAGACACCCAGAGTGAGTGAGTGCATCTAATGACCTGAGTTGCTAAGATGTAACTGAGAATGGACTAAACCTGAATCTAGTACTGCATATTTGaggtaaaataacattttaaactgctattcataatatttaatttaaataatggtATTAACCAGACTGAACGAAGTTCACAAAACTATAGGAAACAGAATAGTAGAGACTAGTTTTTATAGCAATTTCTCAGACAATTCAGCCAAATTCCAGATAATTCAGCCAAAAGTCCCAAGTATTCTTCACAGTCAAGCTGTTACCATGGGCACAATCCAGGTTTATAGCTTCTGAAAAATTTCAGGTTCAAAGAATAGCCAGTTTTTGGTATGAGCGCATTGGATCTGAAAGTTGTGGGCATTCAAAGTATTGAACTGATGAAGCATGTATTGTAGAAATGTCCTAGGCACATTAAAAGTCTTGAAGTTCTTTATGGCTGGGAACTGGGCTTTTATTTCAAGCCAAATACCCTTGACCATGGTAAAGTACTAAATCAAATGCCTAGCAGGTCTTAGCACCCCTATTTTGACTCTGTGCTGGCTACATGCTTTTCCATCTTAACCCAAAATAACaactcttattttccattttcagcaTGTTTGCCATGTGTATagaagggaaactgaggtagGGGAGAATAAATGTCAAATAGTTCTTGGATTTCATAATGCAGTATACATGCAAGCCAGACATAAAAAACCCTTTTATCTACTGTTGAGGTCCAGTTCTTGAAGAACTTCTCAAGCCGTGACCTACTTCAAACTGCACATTTGTTGTTTGGATAGATAAGAGGAAAGATGTGGCAACAGATGATTTGTATGGCGGAACTAGTTGTCATTGTTTATCAAATCTTGTATTACCTATTGCCATGTGACATCTTACCGCAAAGCTTAGCGGTTTGAAGCAGCAAACATTTGTTATCTCAGAACTTCTGTTGAGTCAGGAATCTAGGAGCAGCTTAGCTGGGTATGCCACTACCTCAGAGTCTCATGAAGTTGTTGTTGTCAAGTTGTCCCTTGGCTTCATCTGAAGCCTTGACTGGGGGAAGATGAACTAAGCTCACTCACATGGTTGTTAACAGAATTCAATTCCTTGTCACATGGGCCTCCATAACATAGGTGGCCATTCTGATTTGTGATCCTACTTATGTACACAAGCATTTCCCTCATCTCTAGAAACTTGGAGGGTATTTATTATGTCCCCACTACGCTAGGATGACACATAATGTACCTTGTTGTGGGTGAAGATCAAGTGAAATAATGAACATCAAAGGTCAAAATCTGGTACCTTCTTTGGTCCTACATATAGCACTCACTATctggatggttttctttttagagtGAAGTTGGACAGAAGTTTGAACATAGATACAGAAGTAATTTATAAATTGTTAAACATTATACACATTAAGTTGTTGGATTGCTTCTACTTAGAGAAACCTAAGCTTGCCAATTGTGTGGAAAACACAGGTTAGAATAGTATAAACTACAATCAACACTATGTAGCCTGCTGAGAACCACTTTCCTAGTGTTATCAGTCCCATATCTCAGTGTTTTCAACTTCTCTAAAGTGTTTGCATTAAATTGGGTAACATCCCTATGTTGGGATTATAGTATGTCTCCATTCCCTTTCTGATGAAGGAGAGCATCCTGCAGTTTTGCTCTGCAAGTTTCACCTTGCTCTTGAATTAAATGGGTtattctgttctttgtttctctgccctctctttttccttatgGTCATATGCacttaggatttgtttttttaggcaaaggcaaatattttagaaaactgaatACTGGTTATCTCTGGGTGATTTCCATACTGATGGGGAGAAATCACTGTGCTGATTATAACCAACTGCCaaacgacgtgggactcgatcccgggtctccaggatcaggccccaggttgaaggcagcgctaaaccgctgagccacccaggctgccctttccttgtcttttaagatttgattttctttctttttttttttttaagatttgattttcatatgttcataatggattaaaaagttataaagttATAAGAACTTTAAAGGGGAGtaagcagtaatttttttaatgtacccaGAAGCAGCGAAAGACTTTCTCATGAATGTTGACAAGATGGaaatgagtgaagaaaaaaattattaaaggaaatttaaagatgccccaaggagaaaggaagagagattgAGAATATAAGCCTCCATCTTGCTTTTCACAAGTTGAGAATCtaattggaaagagaaaaattatgccTATGAAACAGAATAGTTAGGGACTGCTGGGTagcacagtggttgagtgtctgccttcagctcagggtgtgatcctggggtcctaggattgagccccacactggggctcccctcagggagcctgcttctccctctgcctatatctctgcctctctcatgagtgtgtgtctcatgaataagtaaaatattttaaaaaaagaagagactagTTACTTTAGTATGAACACTGACCTCACAAGGTATAAGAACATGGAGGGGGGAAGCAGTGAGTAAAGACTGAAAtgatttttgaagaataattaagatttaaataaagaacagaaaaaagacacATTCCAGATGATAGCAAACATATCAGTGTGGAATTGGAAGCCAAGTATAAGCAATTCAAAAAATACGTATGTACTTTAAAGAGTTATAGGCAGACACTCACAAGAGGTAGACAAAACTTAAGGCCAGCAAAAactgccaccaaaaaaaaaaattaagaaaataaaacaaacacagcatttttaatttataaattcttttatgaaacataaaaattatgatatatataataaaagtccttgtaacagattaaaaaaagatacgTACCCTGAtagaaaaatggtcaaaatacttgagcagaaaaatgacaaaataagaaatcaaatgacCCAGGAAGTAAATCTCAAAATATTCAGCCTCagtaaaaatcacagaaatgtaaatgtaaatcaTAAGTGAcaatttttctcttctgagactggcagtggtttaaaaaataataaaattcagtgggacacctgggtggctcagtggttgagcgtctgcctttggctcagggtgtgatcctggagtcctgggatcgagtcccacatcaggctccctgcaggggagcctctccctctgcctgtgtctctgcctctctatctctgtgtctctcatgaataaataaataaaatcttaaaaaataataataatagtacagAGGAATAGGCACTTACATTCTACTGGTGGGAATTTAAATGCTCATGGCAATGTGACAATAAAtcaagaaccttaaaaaaaaacatagtttccAATATAGCAGTTCAGTTTCTGGAGTTATCCTAAGGAAAACATTGAAAAAGATGAATGCAAGAAGTTAATCTAACTCTTATAACATGGAAACATTGAAAATATCCCAAAAGACACTATGGTGGTATTaacacagaaatgagaaaaggcaaaTGATAGAGCATCATGCTGTTACTCTAAGAATGGATGCTTGGgggaatatgtgtgtgtatatgtgtctgcATACACATAAGAGAACTCAGAATGGTTATATGCACCACATTGTATTACATACATATCACTATTAACAATAGTTTTTAACTCTGGGTAGTTGGACAACTGGTAAccttaattttctcttatttgtttaTCAATACAGTTAGCAcgtattattttttgaaatatgttttagagaaaaacaGCTTGAGAATCAGAATAAGGGGCAGTTGCTCACAGTGTTCATTGAGAATGTATTTTCTCTGCCTATTTAAACATTAAggaagctgtgtgaccttgattAGGTTCTAGAGCCTGCAAAAAATTGACTTGAAAATATCCCCCCTCGCACTTGCCTAGAAAGGTAACTGAGCCTAGACAtttcttttaactctttaagAGTTACACCTGTATAGTTGATAACTGCAGAATATGGTTAGCTTTCTAACAGTTACAGACTAATAGTTTCTGTTCATCTATAGTTAATAACTTTGACTTAGAACTTCAGAAGCATCTGGAAGAATCCGGATGTTCtaggttttcatttccttgatcctttcctttgcttctgtTTAGGTTCTATCATAATGAATGGATCCAGTGTAGCAAATACATCACCTAATGTAAAATCCAAAGAGGATCAGGGATTAAATGGGCACGATGAGAAGGAAAACCCATTTGCAGAGTACATGTGGATGGAGAACGAAGAAGATTTCAACAGACAGGTAAAGAAAGAAGTGGAAGGCCAAGATGCATGTAACTCAACAGCTATAATATTTTACCATCAATCTGTAGCAAAAGAAATGGGCTTGTCAGCTtgagaataatttaaataaatgcatggaGGCCTGGTCTGGGTTGACCCAAGAAGCCTCTTCAGCTGGTAAGACACCAGAGTATAGTACTTTGGAAGATActgatgcttttctttctttttttttttttttttgatgcttttcCATCACATTGGTTACAAGAGGATCTCATGCCACGGTGTCCTGGCGTAGACTTCTGGGGAACAGTAGCTGTGGGAAAATGGGCGGCCTGGCATACTCCCCACGTGGGAACTCAGGGACTGATAGAATGTATGTCTGAGATGGAGAAGTGTGTTAGGTGGAGAAAGACTAGACTGTTTGAACAAAGACTCAGCAGTAATCCATTGTCTTGTATCGCGTGACATTAATAGCCCAAGATAGGCATTGTAGGTAGACAGTGATTCTCCAACCACCTGGTTCTCCAGTGGTGTTGCTCTGGCACCGCCAGGATGTTTATCAGCTGAGTAACTGAAAGATAACTAGAAGTCTAGCCACGGGGAAAAGGGGAGAGCTAAAGGCCAAGGAAGGGATCTCCCTTTAACCGAGTGATGCATCTTCTGGATGACATTATATGATGAATAGTTACGTGGCCATCATCAACGTGGGAGATGGGAAATGTGGTTTTAACTGAACAGCCCAGTGCTCTGGGAAGAAGGAAACAAGTTGAGCGGAGCAGCCAGCAGTTTCCTCCCCAGTCAGCTCACTGTGTCATGATTTGTGTGACTAGCACATAGATCATGCAGGTCTTGAACAGTCATGTTTAATCTTATGGGTTGGAAATATTTTGTGGTGGTTGTTACATTAAGTACTTCATAAGTATCTAATTTACTTGAGATCAATGTGGCTAATTGTAAGGTTGAAGACTATTTTTACATCTTGTGCTACTGATGACTTCTGAATTCATGAATAACTGTATGGGCTAGTCTGggtgattatttttgtttgacTTCCCCTCTGATGGTGGTGCTAGTGAGCTATGAATCTATCACCACTAGCCCACAGGAAAAAGATGACCAAATGTGAAGCCTGGGGCCTGTTAAAATCACACTCCGTTTGCAGAGTGAACCATACTCTTTACTAAGACTTGACAATGTCTGCCAAGAGGTCTAAAATATCCTAGATACAAATTGCTTTAGTGTAGGGCAATCTTTAAGAAATAGAGttgtttaaatattcatatttttccttgttttgaaaGGATACCTACATTGATGACATCATTTTCTGTTGGTTTGCCAAAAAGTGTTCTTTATATCTTTCTAAGGTTCTGaaagtatttttctcctttagggGCCTCATTACCAGAAAAGAGGGCCAGGAGCTGAGAGTTGGTTTTGATTTAATCTCCACTATCCAGGTAGTGGTCTAGTTATGTAATTCCTGTACCTTTTTTCATActtgtaaaatgggaaatttaagaAGTTGCTTCTTAACAAGATTGAAAAAACAATCTCaagctttaaaatgattttctgtaAGTGCCATCTGAAGGGAAAGTTTCTGCGTCCCATATTAGAGATGTTAGAAGAGGTGTGAAGGCCTGGACTTCCTGCTGTTCTGAGTAACTGTTTCCTTAGTCTTATTGTTGATGGAATTTGgttgaaaaaactaaaaattgtgttttctctAGCCAGTCATTCGAAGCATTTTAATTCTTAGTATACCTCATGCAggatcattcctttttttttttttttttttttttttttaagattttatttatttattcctgagagacacagagagagagagaggcagaggcataggcaggggagaagcaggctcccactgagcaggaatcatgacctgagccaaaggcagatgcttaaccgactgagccgtcCAGGCGCCCCTTAaccccttttctttttagttcgcctttcttttgtatgtagttcttcttttttaaagattcattcattcattcattcattcattcattcattcattcattcattcattcgacacagagagagagaagcagagacttaggcggagggagaaacaggctccctgtggggagcccaatgcaggactccatcccaggaccgcaggatcacgatctgagccaaaggcagatgctcaatcactgagcctcccaggtgcccatCATTCTTAACTGCAAGAAAGAGGTAGAAAACGTCCCCTCTGGGATGGGAAGTGTCAGCTCCTCCCCTTTGCTTGCTAGGTGGAGGAGGAACTTCAGGAGCAAGACTTCTTAGACCGGTGCTTCCAGGAGATGCTGGATGAAGAAGACCAAGACTGGTTCATTCCCTCACGGGACCTGCCTCAGGCAATGGGACAGTTGCAGCAACAGTTAAATGGACTGTCCGTCAATGATGGTCACAATTCTGACGATATTTTGGTAAGAGCCTACATAGTTGCACATGAGACCTAGTGGAAATAATAGAGAATTTGGAGTGACATAGTTTCTTTCTGGCCCTACCACTTTGGGCGAGCCTCTGGAGCATCTGACCCCTGTTTTCTTCACCCATCCCCTGGGCATTGCACCACATACAGCATTGTGAAAACATTACTGTGGCATTATCACCAACTCTCATTTTCCCCAGTGGGCCTTTCAGAGTAGAATTGGGATTAGGATAAGAATTTGAACACAGAAGAGGTTTGGTTTCAGATGATCACTTGCTgttgttctttccttttactaTTCCTCAAATCTGTATTTATAGCTTTGAATGATGTGGTTTTGGAAGGAACATACTCCTAAAAGGCCACTTTCCTCTTAAAATTAGAAGACTGGATAAACCAATTTCCTGCCTTTCATGTTTACTTAAAGTCAGAGCTCTGTGAGTGACTTAGTTCTCACAGAACTCATGTTCCAAATGACTCTGGCCTGCGGTTTGCCCAGGTTTTGGACATTCACAAGAGAGTAGATAACCAAAGAGAATACAGTGAGGTGGAAAATAAAGGGGTTGTGGTCACCAAACTGGTTTGGTGGAATACTCTTGATTTTCATCGAGTTAAGGTACTTGGTgaattgcaaaattatttttggagTCAAACTTGCAACGAAAGCATCAAGAAGAGAACTGACATCGAAAGCAGGAAGGAGAAAATGAGGTTGCTCAAGGTTTAGTATGCCTGGAGCCCTGGGCAGGAGCCCAGCAGTGGCAGCGTGaggttttttcttctcttggagGCTGAGGGTACTGGTAATAATGGAAGCgggaagaaaataacttttaatgtgggatttcttatctcttggtTCTTATTTCAGAGCAAAAGTAATCTGAACCCGGATGCCAAGGAATTTATTCCAGGAGTGAAGTACTGAGCTGCAGAAAGTTTTGAGGAGAATTTGTATGTCCCTCCACCTGGGGACAGTgctgcacagagaggcagagctgaagaagggggcggggcagggcgggcgAGGGGTGCTccgtggggaagggggagagtgATTTAACTTGACCCTGTGATTGGAGTAACTAATGTCCTCAGTCTTATTCGACAAGCCTCTGAGTCTCTGagtatttctcttttgttctacTGATTTTGGTTTGGAGCAGTTTCctatcattattattagtagCAGTAGTATTAGCTTTTTGAGTTAAGGAAATTGCAGTCTTTTTCTGCCTTCATCAGGAATGTTCTGCTGTGTGTGTGCTTAGCCAAAATAAGCTGACCAAGAAAATCTGAGTGTTTGAGAATGTCCTTCTCATCCTACTGTACACTTACCAAGGGCAATGAGCACCTGGGGAACTATTTATCGAGTACGTTCAGCTGGAAGAGAAGAGGCACGAGTGGAAGAAGCAGGTGTTTGCCAACCAGAGTTCACCAGCCCAGCTCCCTTGACCCCCAGGGCTTTCCTGCAATGAAGCAGATTACAATGGCCTGCCAAGCCAATGACTCCTTGCCTGGAACCCCATTCAAGAAAACACAGACTTAAAGTACTGATTGATGGTAACTCCTTTGATGGTTACCGAAGTTTGGAAATGGCAGGGGTGGGCTGTGACAGTGATTGTCATTCAGGTCACTCAGTCACTGCTGGCCTCTTAAGCCTCTGCTTCCAGACAAAATCAAActcattattcattatttaccAGGCAAAAGAGCTCTGTTTGTCACTTTGTCTCTCATGGCATCTAGTCCCCTGTCTCCTTTCCACCGCTCCCTACTCTATTTTTAAGGAAGGATGTTGTTAccaaaggggaaggagaggtaTGCATCAGCTTTAGTCTGGAACAGTCAACCCTGAACTCTGTTCATTGTCTCAAGAGTATTTTGACAAATTTTTGCCAGCCCCATGAAGACTTGGTCCTCCCAGTATCTCCCCTTAGTAAATTATTCCCAACAATTTTTCccaagtaaatgtatttttcaggaCACCAGCAAGAAATTCAGATCACAATTTGGATGCTTCTCCCCACCTAACAGAATTATgcaaaagaacttaaaaaaaaaaaaaaaaggcctgggaGAGTGAGGTCTTCTTGACCCATGTGACCACATGACCCACTGGGACAGTTTCAGCAATTATAAAATTTTGCTATTCCCACATGCCCAGTTTTACGAGTTTTCTAGGTTGGGCTCTTTGggtatttcttttgtctttcctgaCTATAAaccatggtttttttttgttgttgttgttgttgttgctactCATAAGGAATTAAACTGGGCACCAGAAACTGCCTTTTGTGTGATAAAGATGTAGGTGGCAGAGTCAGGTCTAAAGGAGAACGTGTGTAGTCCAGGCCGTCGTCCTCAGACTGGGACGTGCAGAGGCCTGAGGGGGACAGCGGCTTCTGTATGACTGCTGCTGTGTGGTGGGACAGGCCTATCAGAAAAAGACCATGGAATGAAGTCTATGTAAATTCAGTATGTGGATATGGGACAGAGGTTGGAAGGAAAGGACTAGTGTCTAGAAAGCTTAGGAACGTCTCCCTTTTCTTAGGTGCTCCCTTGTTGACTTTTTGAACAGCTGATGACTATTGTCAGATTTAAAATATGAACCCACA includes:
- the PAIP2B gene encoding polyadenylate-binding protein-interacting protein 2B isoform X1 codes for the protein MGTMRRKTHLQSTCGWRTKKISTDRGLITRKEGQELRVGFDLISTIQVEEELQEQDFLDRCFQEMLDEEDQDWFIPSRDLPQAMGQLQQQLNGLSVNDGHNSDDILSKSNLNPDAKEFIPGVKY